The Anolis carolinensis isolate JA03-04 chromosome 2, rAnoCar3.1.pri, whole genome shotgun sequence genome has a window encoding:
- the llgl2 gene encoding LLGL scribble cell polarity complex component 2 isoform X2, producing MRRFLRSGHDPIRERLKRDLFQFNKTVEHGFPHQPSALGYSSFLHLMAIGTRSGAIKLYGAPGVEFMGLHEETNTVMQIHFIPGQCRLVTLLDDNSLHLWTLKQSNSNLSELQEERHFTLRGPPGSPPSATQVTAILAHSSQELLYLGTESGNVFVVEIPSFRVLEDQTICPEVVLQCVPEDYRNRRSLELVEALREHPRNPNQILIGYSRGLIVLWDLINNKATHHFLASQQLENLFWQRNGHQIISCHSDGSYTQWPVSSDDRRPEPLESKVPYGPFPCKAISKIYWQTTKNGLPYIIFQGGMPRASYGDRHSISVVHGNRQTAFDFTSRVIDFFVIANADPFAEFDEPSAMVVLAEEELVVIDLMSPGWPSIQPPYLASLHCSAITCSHHVSNIPLKLWERIISAGNKQNQFSNMPWPIDGGTSKAPDPPQRDLLLTGHEDGTVRFWNASGVCLNLLYKLSTVKVFLTDADPNDNMNQLGEDEWPPLRKVGSFDPYSDDPRLGIQKIFLCKYSGYLAVAGTAGQVLVLELNDEEADQVIDRTEADLLQDQEGYKWKGHERLKTRDGPVRFEPGFQPFVLVQCQPPAVVTSLALHSEWKLVAFGTSHGFGLFDHQQKQLVFVKCTLHPSDQLALEGPLSRVKSLKKSLRQSFRRMRRSRVSTRKLRTAEVQEGISKHDHDALQEIELAPVQRKIEARSAEDSFTGFVRTLYFADTFLRDSSRHTPSLWAGTNGGTVYAFCLRVPPAERRMDEPVRAEQAKEIQLMHRAPVVGIVVLDGQSTPLPEPLEVAHDLSKSPNMQGSHQLLVVSEEQLKVFTLPKVSSKLKLKLTALEGCRVRKVSVANFASCKTEYSENALTVLTNLGDIQIISLPSLKIQVRYPCIRKEDVSGIASCVFTRYGQGFYLISPSEFERFSLSPKWLVEPRCLISVPESTGNSHVHSPSAVENASRKSNKESGWSSGDPHGEEKPPGRLMEHALLNDENVLKEIQSTLESGRGSYSDRNSRKIQVGHRLSNGGE from the exons tgcCGTTTAGTGACACTGCTGGATGACAACAGCTTGCACTTGTGGACCCTGAAGCAGTCCAACAGCAATTTATCTGAGCTTCAGGAGGAAAGGCACTTCACGCTCCGAGGACCTCCTGG ATCCCCTCCAAGTGCCACCCAGGTGACTGCGATCCTCGCCCATTCCTCGCAGGAGCTTCTGTACCTCGGCACTGAGAGCGGCAATGTCTTTGTGGTGGAGATTCCATCTTTCAGAGTGCTGGAAGACCAGACTATCTGTCCAGAAGTTGTACTGCAATG TGTGCCAGAAGATTATCGAAACAGACGGTCACTCGAATTAGTAGAAGCCTTACGGGAACATCCCCGGAACCCCAACCAGATCTTAATCGGATACAGCAGAGGCCTCATTGTTCTCTGGGACCTGATAAATAACAAAGCAACACATCATTTCCTTGCCAGTCAG CAACTAGAAAACCTCTTTTGGCAGAGGAATGGCCATCAGATCATCAGTTGTCACAGTGATGGGAGTTACACTCAGTGGCCAGTTTCAAGTGATGATAGGCGGCCTGAGCCCCTGGAAAGCAAAGTGCCTTATG GTCCTTTTCCTTGCAAGGCTATCTCCAAGATTTACTGGCAAACAACAAAGAACGG gcTTCCATATATTATATTTCAAGGAGGGATGCCACGGGCAAGTTACGGCGACAGACATAGCATTTCAGTTGTTCATGGCAATCGACAGACGGCCTTTGACTTCACATCACGAGTGATAGATTTCTTTGTCATTGCCAATGCAGATCCATTTGCAG AGTTTGATGAGCCATCTGCAATGGTGGTGTTGGCGGAAGAAGAGCTGGTAGTCATAGACCTGATGTCTCCAGGCTGGCCGTCAATCCAACCTCCTTATCTTGCATCCCTCCACTGCTCAGCCATCACATGTTCTCATCATGTCTCCAACATCCCTCTGAAGTTGTGGGAAAGAATAATCAGTGCAGGGAATAAACAGAACCAGTTCTCTAATATG CCATGGCCAATTGATGGAGGTACTAGCAAGGCTCCAGATCCTCCGCAGCGGGATCTGCTGCTTACAGG GCATGAGGATGGCACTGTCCGATTCTGGAATGCCTCCGGTGTTTGTCTGAACCTGCTGTATAAGCTGAGCACTGTGAAGGTGTTCCTAACAGATGCGGATCCCAATGACAATATGAACCAGTTGGGAGAAGATGAATGGCCGCCGTTGCGCAAG GTTGGTTCCTTTGACCCATACAGCGATGATCCCAGACTTGGGATCCAGAAGATCTTCCTGTGCAAATACAGTGGCTACTTGGCTGTAGCAGGAACAGCAGGGCAG GTACTTGTATTGGAACTAAATGATGAGGAAGCCGATCAGGTGATTGATCGTACAGAAGCAGACCTTCTCCAGGACCAGGAAGGCTATAAGTGGAAAGGTCATGAGCGACTGAAGACTAGAGATGGACCTGTTCGATTTGAACCTGGCTTCCAGCCCTTTGTCTTGGTCCAGTGTCAACCCCCAGCTGTAGTCACATCACTGGCCCTTCACTCAGAGTGGAAACTTGTTGCCTTTGGTACAAGCCATGGCTTTGGACTCTTTGATCATCAGCAGAAGCAGCTAGTCTTTGTCAA GTGCACCCTACATCCCAGTGACCAGCTGGCCTTGGAAGGCCCCCTTTCTAGGGTAAAATCCTTGAAGAAATCCCTCCGTCAGTCCTTCCGACGGATGCGGAGGAGCCGGGTATCAACCAGAAAGCTGCGAACAGCAGAG GTACAAGAGGGGATCTCCAAACACGACCATGATGCGTTGCAGGAGATAGAACTGGCTCCCGTTCAGCGGAAGATTGAAGCACGGTCAGCCGAGGACTCCTTCACTGGCTTTGTGCGCACATTATACTTTGCTGACACCTTCTTGAGAGACA GTTCCCGGCACACTCCGTCCTTATGGGCAGGTACAAATGGGGGTACGGTATATGCCTTCTGTCTGCGTGTTCCCCCAGCTGAGAGAAGAATGGATGAGCCAGTCAGAGCAGAACAGG CCAAAGAGATCCAGCTTATGCACAGAGCTCCTGTGGTCGGCATTGTTGTTCTGGATGGCCAGAGCACACCGCTTCCAGAACCTCTGGAAGTAGCGCATGATCTTTCCAAGAGCCCCAACATGCAAGGTAGCCATCAGCTTCTCGTGGTGTCTGAGGAGCAACTTAAG GTTTTCACATTGCCTAAGGTCAGCTCCAAACTGAAGCTCAAACTGACAGCCCTGGAAGGTTGCCGAGTGCGGAAGGTGTCAGTTGCCAACTTTGCCAGTTGTAAGACTGAATACAGTGAAAATGCTCTGACTGTTCTAACAAACCTGGGAGACATCCAGATTATCTCCCTGCCTTCCCTCAAAATCCAAGTGCGCTACCCCTGCATCCGCAAAGAAGATGTGAGCGGCATTGCTTCCTGTGTATTTACGAGATATGGACAAG GGTTCTACCTCATCTCCCCTTCAGAGTTTGAGAGATTTTCCCTTTCCCCAAAGTGGCTGGTTGAACCACGATGTCTAATAAGTGTACCTGAAAGCACAGGCAACAGCCATGTTCACAGCCCATCTGCTGTGGAAAATGCTTCAAGGAAATCCAA CAAAGAGTCAGGGTGGAGTTCTGGTGATCCACATGGAGAAG AGAAGCCGCCTGGCAGGCTGATGGAACATGCTCTGCTCAATGATGAGA atgTTCTGAAGGAAATCCAAAGCACTCTGGAGAGTGGAAGGGG CAGTTACAGTGACAGAAATTCACGAAAAATTCAAGTAGGACACAGACTAAGTAATGGAGGAG AATGA
- the llgl2 gene encoding LLGL scribble cell polarity complex component 2 isoform X1 produces MRRFLRSGHDPIRERLKRDLFQFNKTVEHGFPHQPSALGYSSFLHLMAIGTRSGAIKLYGAPGVEFMGLHEETNTVMQIHFIPGQCRLVTLLDDNSLHLWTLKQSNSNLSELQEERHFTLRGPPGSPPSATQVTAILAHSSQELLYLGTESGNVFVVEIPSFRVLEDQTICPEVVLQCVPEDYRNRRSLELVEALREHPRNPNQILIGYSRGLIVLWDLINNKATHHFLASQQLENLFWQRNGHQIISCHSDGSYTQWPVSSDDRRPEPLESKVPYGPFPCKAISKIYWQTTKNGLPYIIFQGGMPRASYGDRHSISVVHGNRQTAFDFTSRVIDFFVIANADPFAEFDEPSAMVVLAEEELVVIDLMSPGWPSIQPPYLASLHCSAITCSHHVSNIPLKLWERIISAGNKQNQFSNMPWPIDGGTSKAPDPPQRDLLLTGHEDGTVRFWNASGVCLNLLYKLSTVKVFLTDADPNDNMNQLGEDEWPPLRKVGSFDPYSDDPRLGIQKIFLCKYSGYLAVAGTAGQVLVLELNDEEADQVIDRTEADLLQDQEGYKWKGHERLKTRDGPVRFEPGFQPFVLVQCQPPAVVTSLALHSEWKLVAFGTSHGFGLFDHQQKQLVFVKCTLHPSDQLALEGPLSRVKSLKKSLRQSFRRMRRSRVSTRKLRTAEVQEGISKHDHDALQEIELAPVQRKIEARSAEDSFTGFVRTLYFADTFLRDSSRHTPSLWAGTNGGTVYAFCLRVPPAERRMDEPVRAEQAKEIQLMHRAPVVGIVVLDGQSTPLPEPLEVAHDLSKSPNMQGSHQLLVVSEEQLKVFTLPKVSSKLKLKLTALEGCRVRKVSVANFASCKTEYSENALTVLTNLGDIQIISLPSLKIQVRYPCIRKEDVSGIASCVFTRYGQGFYLISPSEFERFSLSPKWLVEPRCLISVPESTGNSHVHSPSAVENASRKSNKESGWSSGDPHGEEKPPGRLMEHALLNDENVLKEIQSTLESGRGSYSDRNSRKIQVGHRLSNGGAE; encoded by the exons tgcCGTTTAGTGACACTGCTGGATGACAACAGCTTGCACTTGTGGACCCTGAAGCAGTCCAACAGCAATTTATCTGAGCTTCAGGAGGAAAGGCACTTCACGCTCCGAGGACCTCCTGG ATCCCCTCCAAGTGCCACCCAGGTGACTGCGATCCTCGCCCATTCCTCGCAGGAGCTTCTGTACCTCGGCACTGAGAGCGGCAATGTCTTTGTGGTGGAGATTCCATCTTTCAGAGTGCTGGAAGACCAGACTATCTGTCCAGAAGTTGTACTGCAATG TGTGCCAGAAGATTATCGAAACAGACGGTCACTCGAATTAGTAGAAGCCTTACGGGAACATCCCCGGAACCCCAACCAGATCTTAATCGGATACAGCAGAGGCCTCATTGTTCTCTGGGACCTGATAAATAACAAAGCAACACATCATTTCCTTGCCAGTCAG CAACTAGAAAACCTCTTTTGGCAGAGGAATGGCCATCAGATCATCAGTTGTCACAGTGATGGGAGTTACACTCAGTGGCCAGTTTCAAGTGATGATAGGCGGCCTGAGCCCCTGGAAAGCAAAGTGCCTTATG GTCCTTTTCCTTGCAAGGCTATCTCCAAGATTTACTGGCAAACAACAAAGAACGG gcTTCCATATATTATATTTCAAGGAGGGATGCCACGGGCAAGTTACGGCGACAGACATAGCATTTCAGTTGTTCATGGCAATCGACAGACGGCCTTTGACTTCACATCACGAGTGATAGATTTCTTTGTCATTGCCAATGCAGATCCATTTGCAG AGTTTGATGAGCCATCTGCAATGGTGGTGTTGGCGGAAGAAGAGCTGGTAGTCATAGACCTGATGTCTCCAGGCTGGCCGTCAATCCAACCTCCTTATCTTGCATCCCTCCACTGCTCAGCCATCACATGTTCTCATCATGTCTCCAACATCCCTCTGAAGTTGTGGGAAAGAATAATCAGTGCAGGGAATAAACAGAACCAGTTCTCTAATATG CCATGGCCAATTGATGGAGGTACTAGCAAGGCTCCAGATCCTCCGCAGCGGGATCTGCTGCTTACAGG GCATGAGGATGGCACTGTCCGATTCTGGAATGCCTCCGGTGTTTGTCTGAACCTGCTGTATAAGCTGAGCACTGTGAAGGTGTTCCTAACAGATGCGGATCCCAATGACAATATGAACCAGTTGGGAGAAGATGAATGGCCGCCGTTGCGCAAG GTTGGTTCCTTTGACCCATACAGCGATGATCCCAGACTTGGGATCCAGAAGATCTTCCTGTGCAAATACAGTGGCTACTTGGCTGTAGCAGGAACAGCAGGGCAG GTACTTGTATTGGAACTAAATGATGAGGAAGCCGATCAGGTGATTGATCGTACAGAAGCAGACCTTCTCCAGGACCAGGAAGGCTATAAGTGGAAAGGTCATGAGCGACTGAAGACTAGAGATGGACCTGTTCGATTTGAACCTGGCTTCCAGCCCTTTGTCTTGGTCCAGTGTCAACCCCCAGCTGTAGTCACATCACTGGCCCTTCACTCAGAGTGGAAACTTGTTGCCTTTGGTACAAGCCATGGCTTTGGACTCTTTGATCATCAGCAGAAGCAGCTAGTCTTTGTCAA GTGCACCCTACATCCCAGTGACCAGCTGGCCTTGGAAGGCCCCCTTTCTAGGGTAAAATCCTTGAAGAAATCCCTCCGTCAGTCCTTCCGACGGATGCGGAGGAGCCGGGTATCAACCAGAAAGCTGCGAACAGCAGAG GTACAAGAGGGGATCTCCAAACACGACCATGATGCGTTGCAGGAGATAGAACTGGCTCCCGTTCAGCGGAAGATTGAAGCACGGTCAGCCGAGGACTCCTTCACTGGCTTTGTGCGCACATTATACTTTGCTGACACCTTCTTGAGAGACA GTTCCCGGCACACTCCGTCCTTATGGGCAGGTACAAATGGGGGTACGGTATATGCCTTCTGTCTGCGTGTTCCCCCAGCTGAGAGAAGAATGGATGAGCCAGTCAGAGCAGAACAGG CCAAAGAGATCCAGCTTATGCACAGAGCTCCTGTGGTCGGCATTGTTGTTCTGGATGGCCAGAGCACACCGCTTCCAGAACCTCTGGAAGTAGCGCATGATCTTTCCAAGAGCCCCAACATGCAAGGTAGCCATCAGCTTCTCGTGGTGTCTGAGGAGCAACTTAAG GTTTTCACATTGCCTAAGGTCAGCTCCAAACTGAAGCTCAAACTGACAGCCCTGGAAGGTTGCCGAGTGCGGAAGGTGTCAGTTGCCAACTTTGCCAGTTGTAAGACTGAATACAGTGAAAATGCTCTGACTGTTCTAACAAACCTGGGAGACATCCAGATTATCTCCCTGCCTTCCCTCAAAATCCAAGTGCGCTACCCCTGCATCCGCAAAGAAGATGTGAGCGGCATTGCTTCCTGTGTATTTACGAGATATGGACAAG GGTTCTACCTCATCTCCCCTTCAGAGTTTGAGAGATTTTCCCTTTCCCCAAAGTGGCTGGTTGAACCACGATGTCTAATAAGTGTACCTGAAAGCACAGGCAACAGCCATGTTCACAGCCCATCTGCTGTGGAAAATGCTTCAAGGAAATCCAA CAAAGAGTCAGGGTGGAGTTCTGGTGATCCACATGGAGAAG AGAAGCCGCCTGGCAGGCTGATGGAACATGCTCTGCTCAATGATGAGA atgTTCTGAAGGAAATCCAAAGCACTCTGGAGAGTGGAAGGGG CAGTTACAGTGACAGAAATTCACGAAAAATTCAAGTAGGACACAGACTAAGTAATGGAGGAG CAGAATGA